One Erpetoichthys calabaricus chromosome 9, fErpCal1.3, whole genome shotgun sequence genomic region harbors:
- the egfl7 gene encoding epidermal growth factor-like protein 7, with protein MKRLLLLFCLAPLLLPVVQGTKLQVQPSRRVCLKEPQSRTESFIQPVYKPYLTICGDHQVCSSYRTTYVVSYRQVTRPESSPPLFECCPGWKSARPPGCNQALCQQPCEHGGSCVWPNKCACPAGWTGQLCHTDVDECAVGSHGCSQRCRNTPGSYQCSCRDGYQLDSDGHTCQANNRTEQNRTGRRWTAAVQELRGRVELLEQKLQLALMPIQSLLDRPRTDSATLLAHSILQLDRIDSLSEQIGLLEERLETCSCRDRR; from the exons ATGAAGcgccttcttcttctcttctgtctGGCACCTCTTCTGTTGCCGGTGGTTCAAGGCACAAAGCTGCAAGTACAGCCCAG CCGCAGGGTCTGCCTCAAGGAGCCACAGAGCCGCACCGAGTCCTTCATCCAGCCCGTCTACAAGCCGTACCTCACCATCTGCGGGGACCACCAGGTGTGCAGCTCTTACAG GACCACCTATGTGGTTTCATATCGACAGGTCACCAGGCCAGAGTCTTCTCCACCTCTTTTTGAATGTTGCCCCGGATGGAAGAGTGCCCGCCCGCCAGGTTGTAACCAAG CCCTGTGCCAGCAGCCCTGTGAGCACGGAGGATCATGTGTGTGGCCCAACAAGTGCGCCTGTCCGGCGGGGTGGACCGGTCAGCTGTGTCACACAG ATGTCGACGAGTGTGCAGTCGGCTCTCACGGCTGCTCTCAGCGGTGCCGCAACACACCGGGCAGCTACCAGTGCAGTTGTCGAGACGGCTACCAGCTGGACAGTGACGGGCACACATGCCAGGCAAATAATAGGACTGAGCAGAACCGGACAG GCAGGCGGTGGACAGCGGCTGTTCAGGAGCTCAGGGGCCGAGTGGAGCTGCTGGAGCAG AAGCTTCAGCTGGCACTGATGCCCATCCAGAGTCTCCTTGATCGGCCCAGGACAGACAGTGCCACCCTGCTGGCTCATTCCATCCTGCAGCTCGACCGAATAGACTCTCTGAGTGAGCAGATTGGCCTCCTGGAGGAGCGGCTTGAGACGT GTTCCTGTCGGGACAGACGATGA
- the agpat2 gene encoding 1-acyl-sn-glycerol-3-phosphate acyltransferase beta, with the protein MEALTALALLLVLLLPVLLASSHTCVYHFKNVFYVAWMMVIGLVCTPLCLLSSGGRNVDNMRILAWLTRHVKHLLGLKYHVSGLEHLELEGSYVVISNHQSSLDVLGMLEILPDRCTAIAKKELLYAGTVGLACWLGGVVFINRQKTSDAKSVMAEAADTMLREKLRLWIFPEGTRNMMGSILPFKKGAFHLAVQAQVPIIPVVFSSYSNFYMQRERRFNSGTITMKVLPRIKTKGLTANDASTLSESAHKLMLATFREISALTPEAKGAHGE; encoded by the exons ATGGAAGCGCTGACTGCCCTGGCGCTGCTCCTCGTCCTGCTGTTGCCCGTCCTGCTCGCCAGCAGCCACACATGCGTCTACCACTTCAAGAACGTCTTCTACGTGGCCTGGATGATGGTCATCGGACTGGTTTGCACCCCGCTGTGCCTGCTGAGCTCCGGAGGGCGAAACGTGGATAACATGCG GATCCTCGCCTGGTTGACCCGACACGTCAAGCACTTGCTTGGACTCAAGTACCATGTGAGTGgcctggagcacctggagctcgaGGGGTCCTACGTGGTCATCTCCAACCACCAGAGCTCCCTGGATGTGTTGG GTATGTTGGAGATCCTCCCTGACCGCTGCACTGCCATCGCTAAGAAGGAGCTCCTCTACGCTGGCACGGTGGGCCTGGCGTGCTGGCTGGGCGGGGTCGTCTTCATCAATCGCCAGAAGACGAGCGATGCCAAGAGCGTGATGGCCGAGGCGGCGGACACCATGCTACGAGAGAAG CTGCGGCTGTGGATCTTTCCGGAAGGCACCAGGAACATGATGGGCAGCATCCTCCCATTCAAGAAAGGGGCATTCCATCTGGCTGTGCAGGCGCAG GTGCCCATCATTCCAGTGGTCTTCTCCTCATACAGCAACTTCTACATGCAGCGTGAAAGGCGCTTTAATTCAG GTACCATAACTATGAAAGTCCTGCCAAGAATTAAGACCAAGGGCCTGACCGCCAACGATGCCAGCACCCTCTCGGAGTCGGCCCACAAGCTCATGCTGGCCACCTTCCGTGAGATATCCGCGCTGACGCCAGAGGCCAAAGGAGCGCATGGCGAGTGA